A segment of the Asinibacterium sp. OR53 genome:
AATTTTTTATGTATGTCTTTCAGCTGGATGCTATCAGACTGATAATACATCCATTCAACAGGGTTACGTACGCATTCAGTTGAATAATTCGCACCGGTAAGAATGTATTTCACATTATACTTGGAAGCGAAATTATACATAGTAGCAAAAAAAGCATGATCCTGTGGTGTATCGATATGAGGTACTCCCGATTTGAAAAAAGAGAGCTGAAGGTCTTTCATTTCTTCCCAGTCTATTACATGCGTATAAAGATCAAGACCAAGCTTGTCTACAATTCTCTCAATGTTATTTACAGCAATCTGAGAATTCCATCCTGCGTCTACGTGAAATACAAGCGGACGTAGTCCCAACTGTTCTTTTGCAATATAAACCAGGAATGAGCTGTCTATTCCGCCACTCATTCCAATAATGCAATCAAAATCCTTCCCCTCGCCTTCCTTTTTAATCTTGTCCACCATGATTGTCAATTCATGCATTCCGCGCTCATCCGTATGCCATGATGGCAATGTGTTATCGTAATAATTTTTGCAATGGTCGCAAATTCCTTTTTCGTCAAATACGATTGCAGAGTCGGAAGTGTCCATCACGCAATTCGTGCATATCTGGTAGTTTCTC
Coding sequences within it:
- a CDS encoding N-acetyl sugar amidotransferase, whose amino-acid sequence is MRNYQICTNCVMDTSDSAIVFDEKGICDHCKNYYDNTLPSWHTDERGMHELTIMVDKIKKEGEGKDFDCIIGMSGGIDSSFLVYIAKEQLGLRPLVFHVDAGWNSQIAVNNIERIVDKLGLDLYTHVIDWEEMKDLQLSFFKSGVPHIDTPQDHAFFATMYNFASKYNVKYILTGANYSTECVRNPVEWMYYQSDSIQLKDIHKKFGTKPLKQYPITKILWHKIYLPYIKGIKVIRPLNNVPYIKQEAMKLLKEKFGWQPYPQKHFESRFTKFYESYWLPKKFGYDVRRVQYSSLILTNQMTREEAIEKLKHPPYDDETIHQDFEFIANKLGITNEELASYFNAPNKTYKDYASQESIYKVGAKMLKWLGIERAGKR